CTGCGCCGCCAGAAGTACACTCCGTATCTGGTCCCGGCCGACGTCTATCGTCCGGCGGCCATCGATCAGCTGACCAAGCTTGGAGCCGAGCTGGGAGTGCCGGTCTATCCTTCCACCGTGGACATGAATCCGGTGGACATCTGCGTTGACGCCATGCGCGACGCCGAGCTCAAGGGTTGCTCCGTGATCCTCATCGACACGGCGGGGCGCCTGCATATAGATGAATTGCTCATGCAGGAGCTGGTCGGCATCAAGGAAAAGTGCCGTCCGCAGGAAATTTTGTTCGTCGCTGACGCCATGACCGGCCAGGACGCGGTCACCGTTGCCGAAAAATTCAACGAGGTTCTGGACATCACCGGCGTCGTGCTGACCAAGATGGACGGTGATGCCCGCGGCGGCGCGGCCTTGTCCATCAAGTCCATCACCGGCAAGCCGCTCAAGTTTGTCGGCATGGGCGAGCGTCTCAGCGAACTTGAAGTTTTTCATCCGGACCGCATTGCGTCCCGGATTCTCGGCATGGGTGATGTTCTGACGCTGATCGAAAAAGCGCAGTCGACCATCGACTCCAAGGAAGCCGAGGCCCTTGAAAGAAAATTCAAGAAGGCCGAATTCGATCTTGAGGATTTTCGTACGCAGATGCGCCGCATCAAGAAGCTCGGTTCTCTCGAAGGGATCATGAAGCTCATCCCGGGCATGGGACAGGTCCGCAAGCAGTTGCAGGACGTTCAAATGCCCGAAAAGGAGCTCGGCAAGGTCGAGGCCATGATCAGTTCCATGACCATGGCCGAGCGCCACGAGCCCAAGATCATCAACCCCAGCCGCAAACAGCGGATTGCCAAGGGCAGCGGGGTCACGGTGACCGAGGTCAACCAGCTTCTCAAGAATTTTGAGCAGATGCAGAAGATGATGAAGAAGATGGCGGGCGGCAAGATGCCGTCCATGCCCCAAGGCGGACGCATGCCCGGAATGCCCGGAATGCCGGGGATGGGATCGATGCCGGGCGGGATGCCCGGGATGCCCGGCGGGTTGCCTTCCGGAGGCGGCGGACGAACCGCCGCGGAAGCGGCCAAGCTCAAGGAAAAGCGCAAGAAGGCCAAAAAGCAGCGCAGAAAAAAATAGTCGGGCGCCCCTTGTTTCGGTTACGACCGAACTTAAGCGTTCGCGCAATACACTTACGTTCAGGGAGAACAACAATGGCTTTGAAACTCAGACTGACCCGCATGGGCTCCAAGAAGAAACCGTTTTACCGCATCGTGGCCGTGGATTCCGCTTCCCGCCGTGACGGCCGGGCCCTTGATTATGTGGGCTATTACAACCCCATGACCGAGCCCGCCGAGATCAAGTTCGATCAGGACAAGGTCAAAAGCTGGATCGAACTGGGTGCGCAGCCCACAGATACGGTTCGCTCCTTGCTAAAGAAGTCTGGATTCAGTAAATAGTACCTCCAAGGCTCGTCGCCCGGCTCATCGTGCGATCCACAGATCTTCAGCGGAGGTGCTCATGCTCAAGGATTTGATCGAATTCATAGCCAAGTCTTTGGTGGATAATCCGGACAGTGTCTCGGTGACTGAAATCGAGGGAGAGCAGACCTCCGTCATTGAGCTGAAGGTGGCCAAGGAAGATCTGGGCAAGGTTATCGGCAAGCAGGGGCGCACGGCCAGGGCCATGCGGACCATCTTGGGCGCGGCTTCAACCAAAATCAGGAAACGTTCAGTCCTGGAAATTCTGGAGTAACGTGTCCGAAGAGAAATTGGACCCGGTCAAGCTCGTGGAACTGGGTCGGGTTCAGAAACCACATGGCCTCAGGGGGGAGCTCTGCATCGAACCATATGCAGACTCCCCTTTCATCTTTGAGGGGCTGACCCGCATCTACCTGCGGCTTCCGGGCAAGAAACCGAGGCCTTGCGTCCTTGAAGGATGGCGTGCACATCAGGGTCGCGCCCTAATCACGGTTGATCGTTCCCAAGGGCGGGATCAGGCCGAGGCGTGGCGTGGTGCCGACGTGCTGGCGCGGGAACGCGACCTGCCGCCGCTGGACGAGGATGAGTATCGCTCCGAGGACCTGGTCGGCCTGCCGGTCATGCATGTCAACGGCTCCCGCATAGGTCTTCTGGAAGATATCCGCGACGTGGCCGGTCAGGAGCTGTGGTTCATTCACGATGAGGCTGGCAACGAGATCATGCTTCCGGCCGTGGACGAGTTCATTCTCGATATCGACATCGATGCCGGAGTCATCCTGGTCGATCCCCCGGACGGCCTGCTCGAATTGTATCAACAGCCGTAAGCGTGATTGGCCAGAGGTAATGGCGCGCAGGATTGTCGATATGCATTGTCGTCATCCCCGCATGCAATGTCGTCATCCCCGCGAAGGCGGGGATCCATCCCCTAATTTTAACTGATCGGAATAAGGTGGATTCCCGCCTTTGCGGGAATAACCTGGGG
This sequence is a window from Desulfomicrobium apsheronum. Protein-coding genes within it:
- the rpsP gene encoding 30S ribosomal protein S16, with protein sequence MALKLRLTRMGSKKKPFYRIVAVDSASRRDGRALDYVGYYNPMTEPAEIKFDQDKVKSWIELGAQPTDTVRSLLKKSGFSK
- the rimM gene encoding ribosome maturation factor RimM (Essential for efficient processing of 16S rRNA), translated to MSEEKLDPVKLVELGRVQKPHGLRGELCIEPYADSPFIFEGLTRIYLRLPGKKPRPCVLEGWRAHQGRALITVDRSQGRDQAEAWRGADVLARERDLPPLDEDEYRSEDLVGLPVMHVNGSRIGLLEDIRDVAGQELWFIHDEAGNEIMLPAVDEFILDIDIDAGVILVDPPDGLLELYQQP
- a CDS encoding KH domain-containing protein; amino-acid sequence: MLKDLIEFIAKSLVDNPDSVSVTEIEGEQTSVIELKVAKEDLGKVIGKQGRTARAMRTILGAASTKIRKRSVLEILE
- the ffh gene encoding signal recognition particle protein; translation: MFDSLSDRLESVFKKLRGHGRLDESNIQDGLREVRLALLEADVNFKVVKDFVEKVKVRALGQDVLGSLTPGQQVIKIVHEELIELLGGENCALNLSGKPPYVIMMSGLQGSGKTTSAAKLALFLRRQKYTPYLVPADVYRPAAIDQLTKLGAELGVPVYPSTVDMNPVDICVDAMRDAELKGCSVILIDTAGRLHIDELLMQELVGIKEKCRPQEILFVADAMTGQDAVTVAEKFNEVLDITGVVLTKMDGDARGGAALSIKSITGKPLKFVGMGERLSELEVFHPDRIASRILGMGDVLTLIEKAQSTIDSKEAEALERKFKKAEFDLEDFRTQMRRIKKLGSLEGIMKLIPGMGQVRKQLQDVQMPEKELGKVEAMISSMTMAERHEPKIINPSRKQRIAKGSGVTVTEVNQLLKNFEQMQKMMKKMAGGKMPSMPQGGRMPGMPGMPGMGSMPGGMPGMPGGLPSGGGGRTAAEAAKLKEKRKKAKKQRRKK